The DNA segment CGATCAAGTGGCCCGTCCGCCCGAAGCGGGATCCCTGCCCAACACACCTGAAGTGGTTTACTTGCAGGATAATGTCATCTGCATCGCCACCATTCAGGATTTTCTGCGGAGAGAGGTATGAGCCGAGTCATTGTCATGACCTCCGGTAAAGGTGGAGTTGGCAAAACCACGGTAACGGCCAACTTGGGCACAGCCTTGGCGCGGCTGGGTCGCTCGGTGGTGGTGGTGGATGCGGATTTTGGCCTGCGCAATCTGGATCTCTTGCTGGGGCTGGAGAACCGGGTGGTTTACACGGCCCTAGAGGTGATTGCAGGAGAATGTCGCCTCGAACAAGCCTTGGTGAAAGACAAACGCACCCCCAATCTCTCGTTGTTGCCTGCCGCCCAAAGCCGTAACAAAACGGCAGTGAAGCCGGAGCAGATGCGCGAATTGATCGATAAGCTCTCCAGCAGCCATGATTATGTGCTGATTGACTGTCCAGCCGGGATCGAGCAGGGGTTTCGCAATGCAATAGCTGGGGCCAACGAAGCGATCATTGTCACCACGCCCGAGCTGGCAGCGGTGCGGGATGCGGATCGGGTGGTGGGATTGTTAGAAGCGGCACAAATTCGACCGACGCGATTGATCGTCAACCGTCTGCGCCCAGATATGGTGGCGGCCAGCCAGATGATGTCGGTGGAGGATGTGGTGGAGGTGCTGGCGATCCCGTTGGTGGGGATTGTGCCGGAGGATCGTGAGGTGATCGTCTCCACCAACAAAGGGGAACCTCTGGTGCTTTCCAGCAACCCGCCCCTAGCGGCTCAGGCGTTACAGCGTATTGCCCGCCGATTGGAAGGCGAAACCGTGGACTTTCCAGATGTGGCCAGTTTGGGGGAGTCGTTTTGGGAACGGGCCAAACGGTTTTTGAATCAAAGGGTGATTTGAGCAGCCTTTTGACCGCTGTTGAACTGCTTTTATACAGGTTTTCTCTAGATTGTCTCGATTGAATGGCACCTTTGACCCGTTAGTACCGTTAGTAACTTAGTACCCAAGCCTATGCTCCTCGATTTTTTGGATCAGCTTTTTTCCCGCCACTCCGGTAGCAGCCGTGACCAAGCCAAACAACGACTGAAGTTGATCCTGGCCCACGACCGCGCCGATCTCACCCCGGCAGCCCTGGAGTCGATGCGCCTAGAGATCTTGGGGGTGGTGTCGCGCTATGTGGAGTTGGATTCGGAGGGGTTGCAATTTAGTTTGGCTACGGAAGAGGGGACGACGGCCTTAATTGCTAATCTACCGATTCGCCGCGTCAAACCCTTGGAGATCAGCCTCAGCCATCCGGAAGGCGAAGGGGCCTAGAGGAGGGGAGGGGCTCCCTCCTTATTCTCCAACTGAACTTCAGGGTGCTGTCAAGGCTAGGGTAGGCTCGATGAGTTTCTTGGAGTTTCTTGAGCAGGAGGCTGTTCAGTCATTTGCCAGGGTTGTCGGTGGCGTGCAGTTGAGGCTATTCTCCGCCTGGGTTACCTTGTAATGAAGTGCGACAGCAATGTCACATTAAGTTTTGAATAATGATGTTCTTTCTTCGCTCACACCTTTGTCTGGCCAGCTCTGGAGCCCCCTGCAACTGAACCATCCAGTCGTTAAGCCGTTCATGCCACGCATGGTGCTATGCATCGCTTGCGCGACCGCTTACGCAACCGCAACAGTGGGACGGAGTCCTCGCTAAGGGAGGTTGAGCCTCAGCATGGAAAACTCATTTGAGCTGACGATCCTGTTTACGCTGGCCTTGGTGGCCGGGATCGGAGCTCAGGTGCTGGCTAATTTTGTCGGCGTGCCGAGCATTGTTTTCCTGTTGTTGTTTGGCCTGTTGCTGGGGCCAGATGGCTTGAGCTTGGTGCATCCGCAAGCCATGGGATCCGGGCTGGAGGCGCTGGTGTCTTTGGCGGTGGCCCTGATTTTGTTTGAGGGGGGCCTTAACCTTAGGTTGCAACGCCTGAATCAGGTTTCCGATAGCTTGCGCAACTTGGTGCTGTTTGGATCCCTGCTGACGCTGGTGGGGGGGGCGGTGGCGGCCCACTATTTGGGGGAATTCCCTTGGCGCTTGGCCTTTTTGTTCGGATCCCTGGTGGTGGTGACGGGGCCAACGGTGATTAACCCGATCCTAAAACGGGTGCGGGTGGATACGGCGGTCAGTACCCTCCTGGAGGGAGAAGGGGTGTTGATCGATCCGGTGGGGGCGATCCTAGCAGTGGTGGTGTTACAAGTGGTGCTCTCCGGTCATCCCAGCTTTCTCATGGCCCTGGAACAGTTGTCCAGCCGATTGGCGATTGGGGCGGCGGTGGGGGCGCTGGGGGGCTGGCTGATGGGATCCTTCCTGCTCTGGTCGCGGCAATTTCTGACGGAGGATTTGCGCAACTCGGTGGTGCTGGCGGGGGCACTGGCGGTCTTTGTCT comes from the Thermostichus vulcanus str. 'Rupite' genome and includes:
- the minD gene encoding septum site-determining protein MinD; protein product: MSRVIVMTSGKGGVGKTTVTANLGTALARLGRSVVVVDADFGLRNLDLLLGLENRVVYTALEVIAGECRLEQALVKDKRTPNLSLLPAAQSRNKTAVKPEQMRELIDKLSSSHDYVLIDCPAGIEQGFRNAIAGANEAIIVTTPELAAVRDADRVVGLLEAAQIRPTRLIVNRLRPDMVAASQMMSVEDVVEVLAIPLVGIVPEDREVIVSTNKGEPLVLSSNPPLAAQALQRIARRLEGETVDFPDVASLGESFWERAKRFLNQRVI
- the minE gene encoding cell division topological specificity factor MinE, with amino-acid sequence MLLDFLDQLFSRHSGSSRDQAKQRLKLILAHDRADLTPAALESMRLEILGVVSRYVELDSEGLQFSLATEEGTTALIANLPIRRVKPLEISLSHPEGEGA